One region of Oncorhynchus nerka isolate Pitt River linkage group LG22, Oner_Uvic_2.0, whole genome shotgun sequence genomic DNA includes:
- the LOC115122876 gene encoding retinol dehydrogenase 10-A-like, which produces MMNTMVILAEFFVVILKVLWAFVTAGAKWVVRPKEKSVAGQVCVITGAGSGLGRLFAKEFARRRAVLVLWDINSQSNEETAELVREIYRELDSETPMSRDGAVGGLEEIPPFQPQVYTYVCDVGKRESVYSTAEKVRREVGNVDMLINNAGVVSGHHLLECPDELIERTMRVNCHAHFWTTKAFLPKMLELNHGHIVTVASSLGLFSTAGVEDYCASKFGAIGFHESLSHEIKASDKDGIKMTLVCPYLVETGMFKGCRIRKEIEPFLPPLKPEFCVTQSMRAILTDQAMICTPRIVYMVNIMKSFLPFEAIVCMYRFLGADKCMYPFLAQRKELMNNNEAKEDI; this is translated from the exons ATGATGAATACGATGGTAATTCTTGCCGAGTTCTTTGTGGTCATTTTGAAAGTGCTCTGGGCTTTTGTTACCGCCGGGGCGAAATGGGTGGTGCGGCCGAAGGAGAAGAGTGTAGcgggacaggtgtgtgtgatcACCGGGGCTGGAAGCGGTCTGGGTCGGCTGTTCGCCAAGGAGTTCGCTCGGAGACGGGCAGTATTGGTGCTGTGGGACATCAACAGCCAAAGCAACGAAGAGACGGCGGAGTTGGTACGGGAAATCTACCGAGAACTGGACAGTGAAACCCCGATGTCCAGAGACG gcgCAGTTGGAGGGTTAGAAGAGATTCCTCCCTTCCAGCCGCAGGTGTACACGTACGTGTGTGACGTGGGCAAGCGGGAGAGTGTGTACTCCACGGCGGAGAAGGTGCGTCGGGAGGTGGGCAACGTGGACATGTTGATCAACAACGCTGGCGTGGTCTCTGGTCACCATCTCCTGGAGTGTCCTGACGAGCTGATCGAACGCACCATGCGGGTCAACTGCCACGCACATTTCTGG ACCACCAAGGCCTTCCTTCCCAAGATGTTGGAGCTGAACCACGGCCACATTGTGACGGTTGCCAGCTCTCTGGGGCTGTTCAGCACAGCTGGTGTGGAG GATTACTGCGCCAGTAAGTTCGGGGCCATCGGCTTCCACGAGTCGCTGAGCCACGAGATCAAGGCTTCGGATAAGGACGGCATTAAGATGACGCTGGTGTGTCCCTACCTGGTGGAGACGGGCATGTTCAAAGGCTGCAGGATCAG GAAAGAGATTGAGCCTTTCCTGCCTCCCCTGAAGCCAGAGTTCTGCGTAACACAGTCTATGAGGGCCATTCTCACCGATCAGGCTATGATCTGCACCCCTCGAATCGTATATATGGTCAACATCATGAAAAG cttCCTGCCCTTCGAGGCCATCGTTTGTATGTACAGGTTCCTGGGTGCTGATAAGTGTATGTATCCCTTCCTGGCCCAGAGGAAGGAGCTGATGAACAACAACGAGGCTAAGGAGGATATCTAA